GTGCTGCCATCCTCAACATAAGTAATAAGTGACTTGAGAAAAAATTCGTCAGTATAGCTTCTAAATAATCAATATAAAGAGGCCATGGCAGGGAAAAAAGCCAATTTTATCAGTGAAAGAATTGAAACAACAGTTCAATTGTGAAATCCATAACAATGGGGATTAAAGGTTCCTCACCTATAtcttaaacaaaataaacagcAATTTATTGTGCATGGGTCACAAAAATGAATGAtctaagtaaaataaaattacttagATCATAAAGCCCAATCAAAATACCAAACACCCCATCAATCTTAGATTTCTTGAGGAAGTTCATATCATAGAATCCTTATCAATCCCTACTTTGCTTTGCAAAATCAAGTACTCAACTGAATTCATTAATCAATTAAAATGAATCCAAACTAGTGAACAAGACCCAATAAAAGTTCAATTAATTCCTATACAGACAAGCAAATTAACTaagaaaaatatctattttctACTACAAACCTTAGTGTTTGTTGGagattcgcttattttgttgaaactgaaattttttttgctgaaaatattatagataaatttGAAATAGTTCAATAGATCTATAAATAGTGCCAAAAATTATAATGGaccataaatagtagtaaaaataaactgaatagtaaaataagttgacaaaattaatcataCCAAACGTAcaattttgccaacttattttattattcagcttatttttactactatttatgagtcctactacactttttgatattttttgatattatttataattcacATGTTACTATTTCAGCTTTTGTCTTTACATACAAATTTTTGTCTTTACATacaaatttttagcaaaaaattttcagtttcagtaaaataataaataacagaCCTTTACAATATAGATTAAAAAAGACCCATTagttaataaaacaaaataatagagCCGTTTGGTCatgaatttcaaaaattgttttttaaaatgatgtgaaaattgttgtttaaaaagtgttgttgaaCACTGTTATAACACGAGAGAGGTGGAGGAGGaagaggatgaggatgaggctTCCATCTGAACGAAGATGTGGGACTAAAAATAAGCCCTAAACTGGATTAATGTGAACTGATCTGAGTTAGATTGGGATGTGAAAGAAAGCTGCAacaagaaattaagaaaattaaaaatatttacctGACCAAGCCCTTGACACTGTGTGAGTTTGATTTAGAACGGAGGGGGTGGGTGGACTCCAATCCGTGCCGGTGAGGGGTAGTTGGGCATGGAATTATGATTCTGAGCAAGGGGTTAATGCGATTGACTGAGGTTGGTGATGCGGTGTGAGGGACAGCGCGTAGAAGACGCTTTTGGATGGGTGGGTGAGGATTTTAATGGCGCTGGGGTTGAGTAATCAATGGCGTGGCGGTCCGTTGTGAGGGAGAGACCTTTGGCTACGGTGAGATGGGTCGGTGAGGAGAGTTATGGCGGTGGGTCAGATTAATGCCGCTGGGTTGAAGCTCTGACTGTGTGGGTGATATCTATGAGAGGAAGAGATGAGACACTTCACAGATATGTCTGACCAGGTGGGCCTATACGGTGTTTTACATAATTACCCAATTGCACTCTCTGTATATTTAACGTTGACAAGTTTTTATGAAGCCTTCAAatttcaatcaataaaaattattttaaaaaacgaTCATTCTTCAAATGTTGGGCACTCAATTAGTATTAACGCATTTTATTCTATCTGTGGCACCTTTAGAGTGCAAATTTCCAGTCTCCCAGAcataaaaaaaaggtgagtATAGTCAATAaactctcgctctctctctctctcattgttcTCTAGACACAGTCATTACTGAAATCCAacattattacttaaaaaaaattatacaaaatattaaataaatattaatttataacaATTCCTGTTGACATGTTCCAAATAATTTGCAATCAATTTCTTAGTATGGtcactatcaaaaaaaaaaaaaaaaaaaaaaaaaaaaaaaaatttttagtatgGTCTACAGGGAAAAGTAAGCAATAGTTAATATTGTTTCTACTGACTTAAATTTATTAGTACGGTCTATATGGAAAAGTAAGCAATATCTTGGGTTTCGCCATCATCATCTGGTAAATGAGGTTTTTGAGTTAATATATATCCGTGAATATTTTTAGATCACAGAATGATTTAATTGTCACGTGATCATTTTAGGGCGGAGTGGAATTTCTTGGAGGCAACAATGTTGAAGATGGGCTTTAATGCGAGTTGGGTGGCTTTGATTATGAGTTGCATATCTTCGGCGTCCTACTCAATCCTAGTGAATGGAGTTCCTAAGGGTGATATCCGGCCAACTAGGGGTATTAGGCAAGGAGACCCTCTCTCTCCTTACCTATTCCTAATTTGTTCTGAAGCTTTAAATTGCCAACTGCAACAGGCAGCCAGGTCCGAAGCCATTAAGGGATTCTCTCTATGCAAAAATGGCCCTAAGATTTCTCATTTATTCTTTGCCGACGACACTTTACTATTTTGCTGAGCAAATAGGGGTGATTTGGATGTTATTCAAGGTATCTTGGTATTGTATGAGAAAGCCTTCGGTCAAAAGCTTAATAGAGAAAAAACCACCGTGTTCTTTAGTAAGGCTACTTCGGAGGAAAAGAAGCTTGAGATAATCGAAGCTTTGGGGGTAAGTGAAGTGAAGGAATATGAGAAGTATCTTGGTCTTCCGGCGGTTGTGGGGAGAAATAAAAAGGCGAGTCTCAATTTCATCAAAGAGAGAGTATGGAATAAGCTCcaaggttggaaggaaaaactCCTTTCTCAAGCGGGTAGGGAGGTGCTCCTAAAAGCGGTAGTTCAAGCTATTCCCACCTTTGCAATGGGTTGCTTCAAACTCCCATCTGGTCTTTTAAACGATATTGAGATGATGattaggaaattttggtggggtcaacgGGGCAACCAACGTAAGATTCATTGGAAGAATTGGGAAACTTTGTGCAAACCAAAGGAGTTAGGAGGTATGGGCTTCAAGgatttggaaaaatttaatGAGGCTATGCTCGCAAAGCAAGTGTGGAGGCTTTTAATAGATCAATCTTCCCTCTTTTACCGGGTTTTTAGTGCCAAGTACTTCCCAAGTGGGTCAATCTTCGATGCAAAGGTAGTTTCGGGGTCGTATGCATGGAGAAGCATTGTTAAGGCTAGTAAGCTTGTCAAATCGGGCTTGCTATGGCGAGTGGGGAATGGTACAAAGATTAATATCTATAATGATAGGTGGCTGCCTGGGGAGGCTTCGGCTTGTGTCGTTTCTCCAAAAATTGAGAAGGTGAAAAATTGGGTAGTTGCAAATCTGCTAGAGCCGGAGGGAGGAGGATGGAATGAGCAGCTTGTGGATGACCTCTTTCTGCCCTTTGAAGCTCAAAGAATCAAAAGCATTCCTTTGTCTGTTACGGACCAAGATGACTGCTTATCATGGCTAAGGTGCAGGTCGGGGTCTTACTCAGTTAAAACAAGTTACCAGATGCTATGTGAAACGGAAATGAGCTCTCTGCCCTCTAGCTCCGACTCTGATGGGGTAAGAAGCTTTTGGAAATTCATATGGCACTTGAAGGTTCCTAACAAAGTGAAGGTGTTCATTTGGCGGGCTTGCTCAAGAGCGCTTCCAACAAAGGAAAATctgaaaaaaaggaaagtggTAGATTCCTCCGTGTGTGATTAGTGTGGCTGTTTGCAGGAAGATGAGATCCATGCCATTTGGGACTGTGTGCAGGTCCGTGTAGTGTGGGAGTCCTCCTGTGCTGATGTGAGGAATAAGTACCTAACTGTGAAGAATATGTGGGACCTCGTGAGTATTATGAAGGTTGAAGGTAAAAATATGGAGGTGTTTGTGATGTCGGCTTGGCTTATTTAGATGCGAAGAAACAAGTTGCGCTCAAATGAAGCTACTCAGCCTTGTTCAAGAATCGCTTAGTTAGCCTCATCCATGTTGGCTGAGTTCCAGCAAGGAAAACAGAGGCGGGTTGCAGGGGTGCAAGTTGGCCTGGTGCGGTGGCAGCCCCCGACAGAGAATTCCATAAAAGCTAACTTTGATGGGGCGGTTTTCGGGGAGGAGCAAGAAGCCGGTATTGGGGTGGTGCTTCGCGACTGTGAAGGGCAGGTGCTGGCGGCTTTGTCGGAAAAGGTTAGGCTGCCAGCAACAGTTGAGGTCCTCGAGATGATGGCGGCACGAAGAGCAGCTCTGTTTGCAAGGGAGCTAGGCTTTAGCCGGGTCTGTTTTGAAGGGGATGCAGAGTTAGTGGTGAAATGCTTGCAGTCGGGGTTGGTTTCTAATGCATTGACAGGCCACTTAGTAAAAGACTTTATGTCTATAAGGGGGTATTTTCAGTCCTCCTCTATCATCCATGTAAGGCGGCAGGGCAATCATGTAGCCCATGCACTAGCTAGGGATGctaggttttcttttcctttaagagtttggatggaggaagtGCCTCCAAATGTTTTCAGCTTTGTTGTTAAAGATTTGCAGTAGTTGTTTTCTTCTCCCTTCCTGAGAAGggaggtttctcaaaaaaaaaaaaaaaaaaaaaaaaaaaaaaaaaaaaaaggtaatagcCAAACACGTAAGAAGATTCCTCTAAatatatttaaccaaaaatttagCCAACCAAATATTCCAATCCCTTCTATAAATACCTCTCAATCCATTTGAAATCATTCATCCACTACTCCAACCATAGTGTAAAAGTTCATCCTTCATCCACCGACGTAATGACATCCCTTTCAAACAAATCCCTCTTCAACCAATTTATTTCATCTCTAGTCTTCTTCCTCCTTGTTGTCATCATCCTTGATTTCATTTGTTCATCCACTGCTTCTGTTTCCTCTGTAACTTCTCCTTTCCTTTACACTAATAATAAGGTTAAGTTagtagaagaaagaaaggaagcaGGGGCTTTTCTAAAATGGAAAACCAACCTTCAAAGTAAAAGACAGCCTTTCTTGCTCTCTTGGGCTGGAAGCAATCCTTGCAATTGGGTTGGAATAAATTGTGACAAGTCTGGAAGCGTCACCCATCTAAACCTTTCAAGTTACAGTTTGAGAGGTACGTTTCACAATCTAAGCTTTCAATCATTCCCCAATCTACTTAGTGTTGACCTTTCTTCCAACTCACTATTTGGAACCATCCCCTCAAATATTGTTCACCTCTCTAAACTCTCAGTTCTA
This genomic stretch from Quercus lobata isolate SW786 chromosome 3, ValleyOak3.0 Primary Assembly, whole genome shotgun sequence harbors:
- the LOC115979643 gene encoding uncharacterized protein LOC115979643 → MLAEFQQGKQRRVAGVQVGLVRWQPPTENSIKANFDGAVFGEEQEAGIGVVLRDCEGQVLAALSEKVRLPATVEVLEMMAARRAALFARELGFSRVCFEGDAELVVKCLQSGLVSNALTGHLVKDFMSIRGYFQSSSIIHVRRQGNHVAHALARDARFSFPLRVWMEEVPPNVFSFVVKDLQ
- the LOC115979644 gene encoding probable leucine-rich repeat receptor-like protein kinase At1g35710, with amino-acid sequence MTSLSNKSLFNQFISSLVFFLLVVIILDFICSSTASVSSVTSPFLYTNNKVKLVEERKEAGAFLKWKTNLQSKRQPFLLSWAGSNPCNWVGINCDKSGSVTHLNLSSYSLRGTFHNLSFQSFPNLLSVDLSSNSLFGTIPSNIVHLSKLSVLNLSYNQFAGRIPSEIGQLTSLHIFYLAANRMSGLIPQELGGLTSLNELDLSSNNLIGVIPTFLGNLSNLTFLYLYGNQLSGSIPQELGMLSFLTDLALSKSNFTGTIPASLGNLSNLTTLFFNNNQLSGSIPHELGMLRARLD